In Aquimarina spinulae, a single window of DNA contains:
- the moaA gene encoding GTP 3',8-cyclase MoaA translates to MTKSNILTDTFGRKHNYLRISLTERCNLRCTYCMPADGIQLSPKDHLMTYEEIYTIAKEFVSMGVTKIRLTGGEPLIRKDAALIMEKLSSLPVQLTLTTNGVIVDKFIDHFKKCGIKTLNVSLDSLDTQKNKEITRRSYFEKVYQNIILLVKEGFVVKVNCVLMKGFNDDEVIDFINLSKNLPVHVRFIEFMPFDGNQWNMNRLVSLQEILSKVHSNFEKNDIVKLQDAPNDTTKSYQIKGYQGTFAIISSVTNPFCDGCNRIRLTANGQIKNCLFSSKESDILTTLRAGKSIIPIIQKAVHTKFKVRSGMDTLDKFNQSDIHSNNRSMIAIGG, encoded by the coding sequence ATGACTAAGTCAAACATACTTACCGATACCTTTGGCAGAAAACACAATTACCTGCGTATTTCGCTCACCGAGCGATGTAATCTTCGATGTACCTATTGCATGCCTGCAGATGGTATTCAATTATCTCCCAAAGATCATCTTATGACCTATGAGGAAATTTATACCATCGCCAAAGAATTTGTAAGTATGGGTGTTACCAAAATTCGGTTAACAGGAGGGGAACCCTTGATACGCAAAGATGCTGCTCTTATTATGGAAAAACTCTCCTCACTTCCTGTTCAATTAACATTAACTACCAATGGCGTGATCGTGGATAAATTTATAGATCACTTCAAAAAATGTGGTATTAAAACTCTTAATGTTAGCCTGGATTCTCTCGATACTCAAAAAAATAAAGAAATTACCCGTAGATCATATTTCGAAAAAGTATATCAGAATATCATTTTATTAGTTAAAGAAGGTTTTGTGGTAAAAGTGAATTGTGTTTTGATGAAAGGTTTTAATGATGATGAAGTTATTGATTTTATTAATTTAAGTAAAAACCTACCTGTACATGTTCGATTTATCGAGTTTATGCCTTTTGATGGAAATCAATGGAATATGAATAGACTGGTTTCTTTACAAGAGATTCTTTCTAAAGTACATTCTAATTTTGAAAAGAATGATATTGTAAAACTCCAAGATGCCCCTAATGACACTACAAAAAGTTATCAGATAAAAGGATATCAAGGCACTTTTGCTATCATAAGCTCTGTGACCAATCCATTTTGTGATGGTTGTAATAGAATACGTCTAACTGCAAACGGGCAGATAAAAAACTGTTTATTCTCTTCAAAAGAATCAGATATTTTGACCACGTTAAGAGCGGGAAAATCAATAATCCCTATCATCCAAAAGGCAGTACACACCAAATTTAAAGTACGTAGCGGGATGGATACACTGGATAAATTTAACCAATCAGATATACATTCTAATAATCGTAGCATGATTGCCATTGGAGGTTAA
- a CDS encoding alpha/beta hydrolase family protein yields the protein MEKNKIDWKDYPILFQDKEKTKFIEKFHFLKNIEMFEITYLSDGLRIQSFAAIPIKEGKYPVIIYNRGGNRDFGALQLFKGKAKRPVAYYFSKLANEGYVVIGCNYRGCGKSEGNDEFGGQDVNDVINLIQVVKEIPEADTEKIGMYGWSRGGMMTYLALPKTNQIKAAVVGGAPSDMTIIDRPNMETNVYSELIPDYWDNKEEELKKRSAYYFANKFSKNIPILLLHGNSDWRVKSTNSLKLALEFDKNRIPYRLKIFEGGSHGLREFRNDVDKEVLSWFNRFLKNNEPVPNMELHRN from the coding sequence GTGGAAAAGAATAAAATTGATTGGAAGGATTACCCAATTCTTTTTCAGGATAAAGAGAAAACCAAATTCATTGAAAAATTTCATTTTCTCAAAAATATCGAGATGTTTGAAATTACATACCTAAGTGATGGTTTAAGGATTCAATCTTTTGCTGCAATTCCTATAAAAGAAGGAAAATATCCAGTAATTATATATAATCGGGGTGGTAATAGAGATTTCGGAGCATTACAACTTTTTAAAGGAAAAGCAAAACGTCCAGTCGCCTACTATTTTTCAAAATTAGCAAACGAAGGCTATGTGGTAATTGGTTGTAATTATAGGGGTTGTGGAAAAAGTGAAGGAAATGATGAATTTGGAGGGCAAGATGTTAATGATGTCATCAATCTAATTCAAGTCGTAAAAGAAATCCCCGAAGCAGATACCGAAAAGATAGGAATGTATGGCTGGAGTAGAGGAGGAATGATGACTTACCTAGCATTGCCAAAAACAAATCAAATTAAGGCAGCAGTTGTTGGGGGAGCACCTTCGGATATGACAATAATTGATAGGCCGAATATGGAAACAAACGTATATTCAGAATTAATTCCAGATTACTGGGATAATAAAGAAGAAGAGCTAAAAAAAAGATCTGCTTATTATTTTGCTAATAAATTCTCAAAAAACATACCAATTTTGCTCTTACATGGAAATTCTGACTGGCGAGTAAAATCTACTAATTCACTTAAACTTGCATTGGAATTTGATAAAAACAGAATCCCATATAGATTAAAAATATTTGAAGGAGGCAGTCATGGCCTTCGAGAATTTAGAAATGATGTTGACAAAGAAGTATTAAGTTGGTTTAATAGATTCTTAAAAAACAATGAACCTGTTCCCAATATGGAATTGCATAGAAATTGA
- a CDS encoding universal stress protein: MKNILLPTDFSDNARNAIHYAVEFFKNELCTFHLFNVQKASHYTTDDLMAAPANTTIHQSVISDTKKKLSQMVKELTDQYPNQNYTFNTITDYDVFIDAIRQVVKSKNIDIIIMGTNGATGASEVVFGSNTLNVIRKIDCPIIAIPQGHKFKDPKTILYAIDYWDHFNTEGIEPLMDTIIKHKSSLRVLKIKEDDTITVADFDDKKHMKEFFKEINHTFHSIINVPTALAINSFVQIMDIDMTAMFIKRETFLDRFFKGSETSKISYGTRVPLLIMHSQ, encoded by the coding sequence ATGAAAAACATCCTTCTTCCCACCGACTTTTCAGACAATGCCAGAAATGCAATACATTATGCTGTAGAGTTTTTTAAAAATGAACTTTGCACTTTTCACCTCTTTAATGTACAGAAAGCATCTCATTATACTACAGATGATTTAATGGCTGCTCCAGCTAATACTACAATACACCAATCGGTAATTAGCGATACTAAAAAGAAACTTAGTCAAATGGTCAAAGAACTAACCGACCAATATCCAAATCAAAACTATACATTTAATACCATTACCGACTATGATGTCTTTATAGATGCTATACGACAAGTGGTTAAATCTAAGAATATCGATATAATCATTATGGGAACAAATGGTGCTACAGGAGCATCAGAGGTGGTTTTTGGCAGTAATACACTTAATGTTATTCGCAAAATAGACTGCCCTATAATAGCCATTCCTCAAGGGCATAAATTTAAAGATCCAAAAACCATTTTATATGCTATAGACTACTGGGATCATTTTAACACAGAAGGTATCGAGCCTTTAATGGATACTATTATAAAACATAAATCTTCTTTACGGGTTCTTAAAATCAAAGAAGATGATACTATTACTGTAGCCGATTTTGATGACAAAAAACATATGAAGGAGTTTTTTAAAGAAATAAATCATACATTTCACTCTATTATTAATGTACCAACTGCTTTAGCTATTAATAGTTTTGTGCAAATCATGGATATTGATATGACGGCTATGTTTATCAAAAGAGAAACATTTTTAGATCGATTTTTTAAGGGGTCAGAAACCTCTAAAATAAGTTATGGAACAAGAGTGCCTCTTTTAATTATGCACAGCCAATAA
- the cls gene encoding cardiolipin synthase, translating to MLLYIATTLYILLGIFIVIRLLLNGMRPTKTLAWLLTIFTIPVGGIFLYLMLGRNRRKNKLFRLKHTPKVTSYIAKALDQYSSITEEEYAEHHKIISLITKNSYFAPCTGNNVKLLKNGEATFQAIFDALENAEHFIHLEYYIFEEGKLTSDLFELFQKKVKNGVKVRVLYDGIGSMSLSKKYIKKLQNIGVEIHKFLPIKFGKFLSSINYRNHRKIIVIDGKIAFTGGINVSDKYVKGDANLGVWHDMHLQLNGPVVHSLQAIFAMDWYMISANDEVLDTSYFHTYKKTEGSTAQIVHSGPDSDFSATQQMYFSIINEAKDYIYITNPYIIPGESILDALKVASMSGIDVRVLLSEKSDNVIVKWCIRSYFEDLLQAGVKIHLFSEGFIHSKTIVADSTISSVGTTNLDVRSFEQNYEVNAVIYDDNFAIELRDDFLRDIKNSKQLDFNTFIQRPWSEKLKEGFAKIFSPVL from the coding sequence ATGTTATTATATATTGCTACTACGCTTTATATCCTGCTGGGAATTTTTATTGTTATACGACTGCTTTTAAATGGAATGCGGCCTACTAAAACATTGGCTTGGCTTCTTACTATTTTTACGATTCCTGTTGGTGGCATCTTTTTGTACTTAATGCTTGGTAGAAATCGTAGAAAAAATAAATTATTCCGATTAAAACATACACCAAAAGTAACTTCATACATCGCAAAAGCATTGGATCAATATTCTTCAATAACAGAAGAAGAATATGCAGAACACCACAAAATCATTTCTCTAATTACCAAAAACTCCTACTTTGCTCCCTGTACAGGAAATAACGTGAAATTGCTTAAAAATGGTGAAGCTACTTTTCAAGCCATATTTGACGCTTTAGAGAACGCAGAGCATTTTATTCATTTAGAATATTACATTTTTGAAGAAGGTAAATTAACATCTGATCTTTTCGAGCTTTTTCAGAAAAAAGTAAAAAACGGAGTAAAAGTACGTGTATTATACGATGGTATAGGTAGTATGTCTTTGAGTAAAAAGTATATCAAAAAACTACAAAACATAGGAGTCGAAATCCATAAATTCTTGCCTATAAAATTTGGTAAATTTTTATCATCGATAAACTATAGAAACCATCGTAAGATCATAGTAATAGACGGTAAGATTGCATTTACAGGAGGTATCAACGTATCTGATAAATACGTAAAAGGTGATGCTAACCTAGGGGTTTGGCATGATATGCATTTACAACTCAATGGTCCCGTTGTTCATAGTCTTCAGGCCATTTTTGCAATGGATTGGTATATGATAAGTGCTAATGATGAAGTTCTGGACACTTCATATTTTCATACCTATAAAAAGACAGAAGGTTCTACAGCCCAAATCGTACATAGTGGCCCGGATTCTGATTTTTCGGCAACCCAACAGATGTATTTTTCTATAATTAATGAAGCCAAAGACTATATCTATATTACAAACCCCTATATTATCCCTGGAGAATCCATTCTGGATGCATTAAAAGTAGCCTCAATGAGTGGAATTGATGTAAGAGTGCTACTTTCAGAAAAATCGGATAACGTTATAGTCAAATGGTGTATTCGTTCTTATTTTGAAGATCTGCTACAGGCGGGAGTAAAAATACACCTGTTCTCTGAAGGTTTTATACACAGTAAAACCATTGTCGCCGACAGTACCATATCGTCTGTAGGAACAACTAACCTGGATGTTAGAAGTTTTGAACAAAACTATGAGGTAAATGCAGTAATCTACGACGATAATTTTGCTATAGAATTAAGAGATGATTTTTTGAGAGACATTAAAAATAGTAAACAATTAGATTTTAACACTTTTATACAACGCCCCTGGAGTGAAAAATTAAAAGAAGGTTTTGCCAAAATCTTTAGTCCGGTTTTGTAA
- a CDS encoding patatin-like phospholipase family protein, with the protein MKAFKNIGIVLSGGGFKGVAHIGVIHALEEAGITVDFVSGASAGAIVGSLYAGGYAPEEIKNFFTKTPLFKLNRFSRKKAGFLDSEKFYNDLLTYFPENSFESLHKKLFVTATNLIEGTTKVFNTGELIKPLLASAAFPGVFTPVTINNELYADGGILDNFPVSPLKKHCDLIIGVDVSPIRKPKISDFKHSYNVMQRAYYLRAMPNAEVKFNLCDIIIQPKKLVNHGIFSSSSLDKIYDLGYQEAKLQLGLFLKNLEG; encoded by the coding sequence ATGAAAGCATTTAAAAACATAGGGATAGTACTCTCTGGCGGAGGATTTAAAGGTGTTGCGCACATAGGAGTTATACACGCCCTTGAGGAAGCCGGAATAACCGTTGATTTTGTTTCGGGTGCCAGTGCAGGAGCTATTGTAGGATCACTATATGCTGGGGGTTATGCTCCAGAGGAAATAAAAAATTTCTTTACCAAAACCCCTTTATTCAAATTAAATCGGTTCTCCCGAAAAAAAGCTGGGTTTTTAGATTCTGAAAAATTTTATAATGACTTGCTTACGTATTTCCCCGAAAACTCCTTTGAATCCTTACATAAAAAACTATTTGTTACAGCAACCAATCTTATAGAAGGAACAACAAAAGTATTTAATACAGGAGAGTTGATAAAACCTTTATTGGCATCTGCTGCATTTCCCGGTGTTTTTACTCCGGTAACCATTAATAATGAATTATATGCAGATGGTGGAATTTTGGATAATTTCCCGGTATCACCGCTCAAAAAACATTGTGACCTGATTATTGGTGTAGATGTATCTCCGATTAGGAAACCAAAAATTTCTGATTTTAAGCATTCATATAACGTTATGCAACGCGCTTATTACCTTAGAGCTATGCCAAATGCCGAAGTTAAGTTTAATCTATGCGATATTATAATTCAACCTAAGAAATTGGTTAATCATGGTATTTTTAGCAGTAGTAGTTTGGATAAAATATATGATCTTGGATATCAGGAAGCAAAATTACAATTAGGATTATTCCTAAAAAACCTAGAAGGATGA
- a CDS encoding Crp/Fnr family transcriptional regulator — translation MIKEIKNKYGHLFEDELLEEINQVGTFKEIPEGFELIKPGSYIKFMPLIISGAIKVLRGDNDGDELLLYFLEQGDTCAMTLSCCLGHHKSEIKAIAETDTKLVMIPIEKMEEWTTKYKSWRGFVFSSYHKRLVETIETIDSIAFLNMDDRLLKHLKDKTKISHTNIINTTHQQIAYDLHTSRVVISRLLKKLEKKGVVKLNRNNIEVLEM, via the coding sequence ATGATTAAAGAAATAAAAAATAAATATGGTCACCTTTTTGAAGACGAATTGCTCGAAGAAATTAATCAGGTAGGAACTTTTAAAGAAATCCCCGAAGGCTTTGAACTCATCAAACCCGGAAGCTATATTAAATTTATGCCTTTGATCATTAGTGGTGCTATAAAAGTGCTTAGAGGAGATAATGATGGCGACGAATTATTATTATATTTTTTAGAACAAGGAGATACCTGTGCAATGACATTATCTTGCTGCCTGGGGCATCATAAAAGTGAGATTAAAGCCATTGCTGAGACAGATACCAAATTAGTAATGATTCCTATCGAAAAAATGGAAGAATGGACAACAAAATACAAATCCTGGAGAGGTTTTGTTTTTAGTAGTTATCATAAACGATTAGTAGAAACCATTGAAACCATAGACAGTATTGCTTTTCTAAATATGGATGATCGTTTATTAAAGCACCTTAAGGACAAAACCAAAATCAGTCATACCAACATTATCAATACTACACATCAGCAAATTGCATATGATCTTCATACGTCTAGAGTTGTAATCTCCCGATTGCTTAAAAAACTTGAGAAAAAAGGTGTTGTTAAACTTAACAGAAACAATATCGAAGTATTAGAAATGTAA
- a CDS encoding CHAT domain-containing protein: protein MQRLLSVLSTPLIKILMLITIGQNAYSQGEKDILLASQYYKKADSLLTEEVYKNSIDFFEKSLLLYQKNKDWEKAANCFNKISSIQNKISNFTKSLENANNALEICEKHLQDNSEEKANAFDNIGHYHENNSPAFQKALDYFQKALEIRLKISPKDPKNIALSYDNIGVLYHRQGGIPMAIKNYDRALEIRLKNYGENHPITSKSYIKIGMLNRIQGKNQEAISNFNKALDILIQKYGEDHIKIANLHSRIAGSYTFLSAYEKAEFHIKKALEIRTNSNSEDRKSLASLYYKLGMLYIDTDRFKLSEKKYQKALEIYTELYGDQNIHVANAYYGLGSLYGIMGFYDRKLDYLQKSLKIYLKKAKNHSALSNIYHNMGNTYVDKGAYEKALQFYKKSIDISIKTVGKEHYLVSYGYSGMASVYQNQNNYDLALEYNNKSLKIRISNFGEDHPIVATSYNKIGDVFLKKEQYDNALHYYKAALNVYKKTFNTDYLETAKSLAKIGVLKQEKKQFDEALHYFNESLEMYKRLYVENNGVIADIYNHIAKTYSYSEKYQDALQNYDNAQKANNKYKIGEIKNNNTSSYNNYIDPNISLTTLKGKAKIYKDLYQQNNDLNDLIHAINIYLKIDPLINTIRQTFTGHHDKVNFARITKEIYHEAIECHMLLYAAKKDPKSLEKAFYYAEKSKANILKELLTNTNAKKFTGLPEEILVLEKKLRIDYAFYQSKIKQEFSNQKIDTSKIAFYENNLFDINQRQDSLNLVIEKKYSKYYQFKHKNTIVSIPQIQEQLNENSTLLEFFTSDSNTYAFTINKNTITVQKLITPKLIDKIERFRNSIISKDIHEYKTIGNNLYNQLITPVIDQLIGDELIIIPDGPLWQLDFELLLTKKESSNNPSLLPYMLRDYITTYTNSANLLFTPITTNAQPVTTNFQSKPKQECLAFSFSNNTQDTLKNVLSLAILRDASDDLPGTRKEIKAISNIIDGQYYFGKQAVESNFKKYAGQYNILHLALHGDIDNENPNNSKLYFTKSNDSIEDDLLYSHELFALDIPAELTVLSACNTGTGKIAKGEGIMSLGTAFQYAGTESLLLTRWEVSDQTTPELMKYFYTHLRSGMNKGKALQQAKLDYLSTGNINRLDPFYWGGFYLVGNSAPVSFHNNYTWLYWVIGLGGLIWLLFLFRKKNNN, encoded by the coding sequence ATGCAACGACTATTATCTGTTTTATCTACACCATTGATTAAAATTTTAATGCTCATTACTATTGGGCAAAACGCTTATTCACAAGGAGAAAAAGATATACTATTAGCTTCTCAATACTACAAAAAGGCAGATTCATTACTCACCGAAGAAGTTTACAAAAACTCTATCGATTTTTTTGAAAAATCTCTTTTACTATATCAAAAAAACAAGGATTGGGAAAAGGCAGCAAATTGCTTTAACAAAATATCTAGTATACAAAACAAGATTTCTAATTTCACAAAATCTCTTGAGAATGCTAATAATGCTTTAGAAATTTGTGAGAAACATTTACAAGATAATAGTGAAGAAAAGGCAAATGCTTTTGATAATATAGGTCATTATCATGAAAATAATTCTCCTGCTTTTCAAAAAGCGTTAGATTATTTTCAAAAAGCATTAGAAATTCGTTTAAAAATCTCTCCAAAAGATCCTAAAAACATTGCTTTATCTTATGATAATATTGGGGTACTATACCACAGGCAAGGAGGGATTCCTATGGCTATAAAAAACTACGATAGAGCATTAGAAATCAGACTTAAAAATTATGGAGAAAACCACCCGATAACTTCAAAATCTTATATTAAAATTGGGATGCTAAATAGAATTCAAGGCAAAAACCAAGAAGCAATATCTAACTTTAATAAAGCACTAGATATTTTAATTCAAAAATATGGCGAAGATCACATAAAAATAGCTAATCTACATTCGCGTATTGCAGGCTCATACACGTTTCTATCAGCCTACGAAAAGGCAGAATTTCACATAAAAAAAGCATTAGAAATAAGAACAAATAGTAATAGTGAGGATCGTAAATCATTAGCAAGTCTTTATTATAAATTAGGAATGCTTTATATAGATACGGATAGATTTAAATTATCCGAAAAAAAATATCAAAAGGCATTAGAGATATATACCGAATTATATGGGGATCAAAATATTCATGTTGCTAATGCATATTATGGTTTAGGAAGTCTTTATGGTATCATGGGGTTTTATGATAGAAAATTGGACTATTTACAAAAATCGTTAAAGATATATCTAAAAAAAGCTAAAAATCATTCTGCTTTAAGTAACATTTATCATAATATGGGTAATACTTATGTTGATAAAGGAGCTTATGAAAAGGCGTTGCAGTTTTATAAAAAATCTATAGACATCTCTATTAAAACTGTCGGAAAAGAACATTATCTGGTTTCATATGGATATAGTGGTATGGCATCAGTGTATCAAAATCAAAACAATTATGACCTTGCACTTGAGTATAATAATAAATCGCTAAAAATTAGAATAAGTAATTTTGGGGAAGATCATCCTATCGTTGCTACATCTTATAATAAAATTGGAGATGTTTTTTTAAAAAAGGAACAATATGACAATGCATTACATTACTATAAAGCTGCCTTAAATGTATATAAGAAAACATTTAATACAGATTATCTTGAAACGGCTAAATCTCTAGCAAAAATAGGGGTGTTAAAACAAGAAAAAAAACAATTTGATGAAGCATTGCATTATTTTAATGAATCCTTAGAAATGTATAAAAGATTATACGTAGAAAATAATGGGGTTATAGCAGATATATATAATCATATAGCAAAAACATATTCTTATTCTGAAAAATACCAAGATGCATTACAAAACTACGACAATGCTCAAAAAGCAAATAACAAATATAAAATCGGTGAAATTAAAAACAACAATACATCATCTTATAATAATTATATAGACCCTAATATTTCATTAACCACCTTAAAAGGAAAAGCAAAGATTTATAAAGATTTATATCAACAGAATAATGATCTCAATGATCTAATTCATGCCATTAATATTTATCTAAAAATAGATCCCTTAATCAATACTATTAGGCAAACTTTTACAGGTCATCACGACAAGGTGAATTTTGCTCGAATTACAAAAGAAATTTACCATGAAGCAATAGAATGTCATATGTTGTTATATGCAGCAAAAAAAGACCCAAAATCGTTGGAAAAAGCTTTTTATTACGCCGAAAAAAGTAAAGCCAATATTCTAAAAGAACTACTCACTAATACAAACGCAAAAAAGTTTACTGGATTACCCGAAGAAATTTTAGTTTTAGAAAAAAAATTAAGGATTGATTATGCTTTTTATCAATCTAAAATCAAACAAGAATTCTCTAATCAGAAAATAGACACTTCTAAAATTGCTTTTTACGAAAACAACCTTTTTGATATTAACCAACGACAAGATTCTTTAAACTTAGTTATAGAAAAAAAATATTCAAAATATTATCAATTTAAACATAAAAATACTATTGTATCAATACCACAAATCCAAGAACAACTAAATGAAAATAGTACTCTATTGGAGTTTTTTACATCAGATAGTAATACCTATGCTTTTACAATTAACAAAAACACTATTACGGTACAAAAATTAATTACACCAAAACTTATTGACAAAATAGAACGTTTTAGGAACAGTATTATATCTAAAGATATACATGAATATAAAACAATAGGAAATAATTTATATAATCAATTGATCACTCCTGTTATCGATCAATTAATCGGAGATGAATTGATAATTATTCCTGATGGTCCTCTATGGCAACTTGATTTTGAACTCCTACTCACTAAAAAAGAGAGTTCTAATAACCCTTCCTTATTACCCTATATGTTGCGAGACTATATAACCACTTATACAAACTCTGCCAATTTATTGTTCACACCCATTACAACAAATGCTCAGCCTGTTACTACAAATTTTCAGTCAAAGCCAAAACAGGAATGCTTAGCATTTTCATTTTCAAATAATACACAAGATACTTTAAAAAATGTTTTAAGTTTAGCCATTCTTAGAGATGCTAGTGATGATCTTCCTGGCACTAGAAAAGAAATCAAAGCAATCTCAAACATTATTGATGGGCAATATTACTTTGGAAAACAAGCTGTAGAGTCTAATTTTAAAAAATATGCAGGACAATATAATATTCTTCATCTAGCTTTACACGGAGATATTGATAACGAAAACCCTAATAATTCCAAACTTTATTTTACGAAAAGTAACGATTCTATAGAAGACGATTTATTATATAGTCATGAATTATTTGCTCTGGATATTCCTGCAGAGCTTACTGTATTGAGTGCCTGTAATACTGGAACTGGAAAAATTGCCAAAGGAGAAGGAATTATGAGTTTAGGAACTGCATTTCAGTATGCAGGAACCGAAAGCTTATTACTTACCCGTTGGGAAGTATCTGATCAAACGACTCCAGAGTTAATGAAATATTTTTATACTCATTTACGATCAGGAATGAACAAAGGAAAAGCACTACAGCAAGCGAAGCTTGATTACCTTTCTACTGGTAATATAAACCGACTAGATCCTTTTTATTGGGGAGGGTTTTATCTCGTAGGAAATTCTGCTCCAGTTTCTTTTCATAATAATTATACTTGGTTATATTGGGTAATAGGATTAGGAGGTTTAATATGGCTACTATTTTTGTTTAGGAAAAAAAATAACAACTAA
- a CDS encoding MBL fold metallo-hydrolase: MKIEQIYTGCLAQGAYYIESNGEVAIIDPLREIKSYIEKADEDNAKIKYIFETHFHADFVSGHVTLAKETGADIIFGPSANPSFEVTIAKDGQEFRLGEITIIALHTPGHTMESTTYLLKDTTGKDHAIFSGDTLFLGDVGRPDLAQKAAHMTQEELAATLYDSLRTKIMPLADDVIVYPAHGAGSACGKNMMKETVDTLGNQKKMNYALRADMTKEEFVKEVTDGLLPPPLYFPLNVKMNKEGYTDIDEVIQKGTRPFSPNDFEALANETGAVVLDVRHQTEYVKGHIPRSIFIGIDGGFAPWVGALIADVQQPILLVTPEGRVEETITRLSRVGFDNTLGYLEGGFEAWKKASKDYDTLTSISALEFKNAIEEENTPVFDVRKESEFTAEHIDDAHHTPLDFINDYLAEFPTDKTFYVHCAGGYRSVIAASILKSRGIHNLIDIAGGFKDIKEVGIKTTDYVCPSTIK; encoded by the coding sequence ATGAAGATAGAACAAATATATACAGGATGTCTCGCTCAGGGAGCTTATTATATAGAAAGTAACGGTGAAGTAGCAATTATAGATCCTCTACGAGAAATAAAATCATATATAGAAAAAGCAGATGAAGATAATGCAAAAATCAAGTATATTTTTGAAACTCATTTTCATGCAGATTTTGTAAGTGGTCATGTAACACTAGCCAAAGAAACTGGTGCCGATATTATATTCGGGCCTAGTGCTAACCCTTCTTTTGAAGTAACAATTGCCAAAGATGGGCAAGAGTTTCGACTAGGAGAGATTACCATAATTGCACTACATACTCCAGGACATACTATGGAGAGTACTACTTATCTTCTTAAAGATACTACAGGTAAAGATCATGCAATTTTTAGCGGAGATACCTTATTTCTTGGTGATGTTGGTCGCCCGGATCTCGCTCAAAAAGCAGCGCATATGACTCAGGAAGAGTTAGCAGCAACACTTTATGACAGTTTACGCACCAAAATCATGCCTCTGGCAGATGATGTTATTGTATATCCTGCACATGGTGCTGGTTCTGCTTGTGGTAAAAACATGATGAAAGAGACAGTAGATACTTTGGGGAATCAAAAGAAAATGAATTATGCACTTAGAGCAGATATGACTAAGGAAGAATTCGTAAAAGAAGTAACCGATGGGTTACTGCCTCCTCCTTTATATTTTCCGCTTAATGTAAAAATGAATAAAGAAGGGTATACTGATATAGACGAGGTAATTCAAAAAGGTACAAGACCATTTTCTCCAAACGATTTTGAAGCTCTCGCCAATGAAACCGGAGCTGTAGTTCTAGATGTAAGACATCAGACCGAATATGTAAAAGGGCATATCCCCCGATCAATATTTATCGGTATCGATGGTGGATTTGCACCCTGGGTTGGAGCCTTAATCGCAGATGTACAACAACCAATTTTATTAGTAACACCAGAAGGAAGAGTAGAAGAAACAATTACTCGGTTATCACGAGTAGGGTTTGATAATACCCTGGGATATCTCGAAGGTGGTTTCGAAGCCTGGAAAAAAGCAAGTAAAGACTATGATACCTTAACTTCAATCTCTGCATTAGAATTTAAAAATGCTATAGAAGAAGAGAACACCCCTGTTTTTGATGTACGTAAAGAAAGTGAATTTACAGCAGAACATATTGATGATGCACATCATACACCATTAGATTTTATTAATGATTATTTAGCTGAATTTCCTACCGATAAAACTTTCTATGTACATTGTGCGGGAGGGTATCGCTCTGTGATTGCAGCATCCATACTAAAAAGTCGTGGTATTCATAACCTTATAGATATAGCCGGAGGTTTTAAAGACATAAAAGAAGTAGGTATTAAAACTACAGATTATGTGTGCCCTTCGACAATAAAATAA